A genomic segment from Micromonospora echinaurantiaca encodes:
- a CDS encoding DinB family protein, translating into MTISEQVTTGERTDLLQTLRRHRGFLRQTVDGLTDEQAAQRTTVSELCLGGLIKHVAGTEHRWMLFAVGGAEAMESEPVDWAGQFRMTEADTLAALLDDYARVADRTDELVLTLDLDAAHPLPQAPWFEPGVSWSVRRVLLHLIAETAQHAGHADILREAVDGAKTMG; encoded by the coding sequence ATGACCATCTCGGAGCAGGTGACCACCGGCGAGCGGACCGATCTGCTGCAGACGCTGCGCCGGCACCGCGGGTTCCTCCGGCAGACCGTCGACGGGCTCACCGACGAGCAGGCGGCCCAGCGCACCACGGTCAGCGAGCTCTGCCTCGGCGGGCTGATCAAGCACGTGGCGGGCACCGAGCACCGGTGGATGCTCTTCGCGGTCGGCGGCGCCGAGGCGATGGAGAGCGAGCCGGTGGACTGGGCCGGCCAGTTCCGGATGACCGAGGCCGACACGCTGGCCGCCCTGCTCGACGACTACGCGCGGGTCGCCGACCGGACGGACGAGCTGGTCCTGACGCTCGACCTGGACGCCGCCCACCCGCTGCCGCAGGCGCCGTGGTTCGAGCCGGGGGTGAGCTGGTCGGTGCGCCGGGTCCTGCTGCACCTGATCGCCGAGACGGCCCAGCACGCCGGGCACGCCGACATCCTCCGCGAGGCGGTCGACGGCGCGAAGACCATGGGCTGA
- a CDS encoding DUF72 domain-containing protein, translated as MGVIKVGTSGWADRMLLRSGWYPRSANTPAGRLGWYAGRFPLVEVDTSYYAVPVPETTQGWVAATPDGFTFDVKAFSLFTGHPTPVAALPRDLRPTGGPARIRRRDLPPAAYDELWARFHAALEPLAAADRLGAVLLQFPPWFARGEAARRRVADLAERCRPWRVAVELRHGSWFDGPAAAETLTFLRKRGLTFACVDMPQGHPSSVPPILYATAGLALVRFHGHSGDWVDGDKQEKFRYAYGAQELRRWAELLVELAGQSDELHVLFNNCCGDQAQRDAARLAGLLGVAPVGDQTVRAAATG; from the coding sequence ATGGGTGTGATTAAGGTGGGTACGTCGGGCTGGGCCGACCGGATGCTGCTCCGCTCGGGCTGGTATCCCCGGTCCGCGAACACCCCGGCCGGCCGGCTCGGCTGGTACGCCGGCCGGTTCCCGCTGGTCGAGGTGGACACCTCGTACTACGCGGTGCCCGTCCCGGAGACGACCCAGGGCTGGGTGGCCGCCACGCCCGACGGGTTCACCTTCGACGTCAAGGCGTTCAGCCTCTTCACCGGCCACCCCACCCCGGTCGCCGCGCTGCCACGGGACCTGCGCCCGACCGGTGGACCGGCCCGGATCCGTCGCCGCGACCTGCCGCCGGCGGCGTACGACGAGCTGTGGGCCCGGTTCCACGCGGCGCTGGAGCCGCTCGCGGCGGCCGACCGGCTCGGCGCGGTGCTGTTGCAGTTCCCGCCGTGGTTCGCCCGCGGCGAGGCCGCCCGGCGGCGGGTCGCCGACCTGGCCGAGCGGTGCCGGCCGTGGCGGGTGGCCGTGGAGCTGCGCCACGGGTCCTGGTTCGACGGTCCGGCCGCGGCGGAGACCCTGACCTTCCTGCGGAAGCGCGGCCTCACCTTCGCCTGCGTCGACATGCCGCAGGGCCATCCGTCGTCGGTCCCGCCGATCCTGTACGCCACCGCCGGTCTCGCGCTCGTCCGGTTCCACGGCCACAGCGGCGACTGGGTGGACGGCGACAAGCAGGAGAAGTTCCGCTACGCCTACGGCGCGCAGGAGCTGCGCCGGTGGGCCGAGCTGCTGGTCGAGCTGGCCGGACAGAGCGACGAGCTGCACGTGCTGTTCAACAACTGCTGCGGTGACCAGGCGCAGCGGGACGCCGCCCGGCTGGCCGGGCTGCTCGGCGTCGCGCCCGTCGGCGACCAGACGGTCCGCGCCGCCGCGACCGGCTGA
- a CDS encoding alpha/beta hydrolase family protein → MNATAEYAQEFVEVDGARIGIQVYPEPAGVPAAPVVVIWPAMGVRARYYRPFAVALRAAGLAVVVADLRGTGESTPRPSRACRYGYAELATDVGAVLAALKPRLDGRRTVLLGHSLGGQVSLLHLALHGTDAVDGLALVAVGIPYWRSYPGRRRFGVLPYTQGIAATARLLGVWPGWGFGGRQARGVIRDWAHTARTGRFPRLDGADAETAVRAVRTPVLAVSVDDDQYTPHGTMDALCAKLVAAPVTRERYTVAEAGAPLDHFTWVRAATPLAARVAAFTAGLPAR, encoded by the coding sequence GTGAACGCGACGGCGGAGTACGCGCAGGAGTTCGTCGAGGTCGACGGCGCCCGGATCGGCATCCAGGTCTACCCGGAGCCGGCGGGCGTGCCGGCGGCGCCGGTGGTGGTGATCTGGCCGGCCATGGGAGTACGGGCCCGCTACTACCGCCCGTTCGCCGTCGCGCTGCGCGCCGCCGGCCTGGCGGTGGTGGTGGCCGACCTGCGCGGCACCGGGGAGAGCACGCCCCGACCCAGCCGCGCCTGCCGCTACGGCTACGCCGAGCTGGCCACCGACGTGGGCGCGGTGCTGGCGGCCCTCAAACCCCGGCTGGACGGCCGCCGGACGGTGCTGCTCGGGCACTCGCTCGGCGGGCAGGTGAGCCTGCTGCACCTTGCCCTGCACGGCACGGACGCCGTCGACGGCCTGGCCCTGGTCGCGGTCGGCATCCCGTACTGGCGGTCCTACCCCGGCAGGCGGCGGTTCGGGGTGCTGCCGTACACCCAGGGCATCGCCGCGACGGCCCGGCTGCTCGGCGTCTGGCCGGGCTGGGGCTTCGGCGGCCGGCAGGCGCGCGGGGTGATCCGGGACTGGGCGCACACCGCGCGGACCGGCCGTTTCCCCCGGCTGGACGGGGCGGACGCCGAGACGGCGGTGCGGGCGGTGCGCACCCCGGTGCTCGCGGTCAGCGTGGACGACGACCAGTACACCCCGCACGGGACGATGGACGCGCTCTGCGCCAAGCTGGTCGCCGCACCCGTGACGCGGGAGCGCTACACGGTGGCCGAGGCGGGTGCCCCGCTGGACCACTTCACCTGGGTCCGCGCCGCGACCCCGCTGGCCGCCCGGGTGGCCGCCTTCACCGCCGGCCTGCCGGCCCGCTGA